CAAGAAGAGTGGCGTCCTGAACGAGGATGGGAAGGACCCGTTCCCGGTCGGGATGCGAGTTCTGGCCGTTGATGACGATGCGTCTTGCCTCAAAGTGTTGGAGGGTATGCTTCGGAAGTGCAGATATCAAGGTTGGATCTTTGTTTTCAGTTTTGACAGCAATTTGATAGTTCTGACACCCTTGTTCATATGACTTCCTAGTGTATTCGAGGATTGTCTGTTTGGGTTGGTGTTCTTTGTTTGTCATGTGTGTGAGGGCCAATCGAGTGTCGGTTGATTTTATGGTCGATTCTTTGCGTCGTAGAATGGCGTTAGATCAGTGGAATTGTGGTACGGAGTTTTGGATTTTGGCTTGTATTTAGAATTGCTAGACAGTTTGGGGGGCGTTGGATATTGTTTGTCTGCATTTAAGGATGTGTTTTGGGGAATTCCTTCGTTGAAATGATGATTGCAACTTGTGATGTTCTGGTCTTGAATTTGGAAATGGATCTGAAGTCTCATCACAGTTGCATCTCTTTCTTGTTTAATTCTTTGATCTTTTATAGTTACTACGACCAGTGAAGCAACCGTGGCGCTGAAAATGCTGAGGGATAAAAGGAACAGGTTTGACCTGGTGATTAGCGATGTGAACATGCCTGACATGGATGGTTTTAAGCTTCTAGAGCTTGTGGGTCTTGAAATGGATCTGCCTGTCATCAGTAAGCCAAAATCCCCTGTTTTGCTTTCCTTGAGATAACTTTGTTGGCCTCGATGTAATTTTGGTCCATTTAATTGTTTGCAGTGTTGTCTGGGCATGGTGATACTGAACTTGTGATGAAGGGGATCACTCATGGTGCTTGTGACTATTTGTTGAAACCCGCCAGAATGGAGGAGCTCAAGAACATATGGCAACACGTAGTGAGGAGaaaaaatattgaaccaaagGAGAGAAGcaaatttgccaatgtagttaAGCCTTTGGATGGATCTGGGGCTGGTGAGCAAGGACCTGCATCAACATGTAATGTTGATCCGAATGGAAAGCCCAACAAGAAGAGGAAGGACCTGACAGATGACGAGGAAGAAGACAGTGAAGAGAATGGACACGAGATTGATGACCAGTCGAACCAAAAAAAGCCTCGAGTTGTTTGGTCTGTTGATCTGCATCGCAAGTTTGTTTCAGCTGTTGAACAATTAGGATATGACAGTGAGTGCTTCGTGATTGCATCGTAGTTTGGTTGTTCAACCTTGTTTATGCTAATTCTTGCAGAAATCTTCTCCTTTGAGTGAACCGCCTTTTGTTGTTACTGTCAATGCAGAGGCTGTCCCTAAGAAAATTCTGGacttgatgaatgttgaaggcATTACAAGGGAAAATGTGGCTAGTCACCTACAGGTCAAGCCCCTGCTCTTTGCCCTCTTATGGATTTTCTTTGTCACTATTAACGATTTTTATCACTAATCTCTTGATTGAGTCACTGCGGGGGCCTTGCTTTCATATAACTATTCATTCTTTCAACTGTCTGACAGTATTTCACAGATTCTCTCTACACTAGTTTTATCCTTCATTTCCTATGATGGGACTATTATTTTACAACGTAGGTGATATGGAGATGCATCATTTTATTTCCTAAATAATGCTTTAAACGGAAGGCTGGTTATCCATCTCCATATATGCTAGGAATCTTTGCTTAGTACACACGGAGATTCTTCTATAATGACTATTACTATGAGCTAAGCCCCTTTGGCATGACCTACAGTGTCTTCTAGTGTATATAATTTGTAACCGAAACGATCCATGGTCTGATGCTGTTGCTTTGATACAGAAATATCGGCTTTACCTGAAAAGACTCAATACCAACGGGGCAAGCCAGGCTGCATTTGGAGATTTTCATGCATTAGCTGGTTCAGGAAGGCTTTCTAGCACATCTCTATCCTCTTATGCTGCAGGCGGGATGCTAGGTAGGCTAAGCACACCAactagtttagggtttagggggATCACATCCTCTGCAGCGTATCGGACAAAccatattcaaaaatttagcAGCTCAGTCAATGCTGTTGGTGCCCGGACTGCCAATCCATTTCAAGGAATTCCGACATGTTTGGAGCTTAACCAGTTGCAGCAGGGAAATGTAAAGACCCCTGTAGGAGAGTTCAATATCGATACAACAAATGCTAGTGTTGCCACTAACCTCTCAGATACCAGGGCAGTGACTGGTGTCTCGAGCAATTCTCTATACGTTCCAAGAAGCAATCAGGCTTTCTTGCGGGGGAATCAGGCACAAACCCAAGACATTGGAGGTTTTGTATCCGGACCCAGTTTTGTTGACAAATGTAGGTCAAATGATATGTGGCATGCTTCCATGCAGTCATCCAGTTTTCCTTCTTCAAATCCTCTGCCACTGACGGGGACAATGAATCTCGATCAAAGGTCAATGGGCAGTTCTTTGGCTACCTCACAATTACATGAAGGCCGAATTGACTTCTTGTCAACTGGCGCAGTGGCAGGAACTATGGATGAATATAGAAGTGACATTCAGTGTGAGGCGGGGTTGGTCAATACTGTGCAGATTGTGAATTTTGGACAAGCCCAAAGATGGGAAGAACAATCCCAGAATTACAAACAAAATCCGAGTCAAAATAGTGCAATGAACTGTCTTGTTCCTGCTAGTGGTTCTTCTGGTTCCATCAGCCATATTATGGGGCAAACTAATGCACACTGCAGTCCAAATGCTGAAGTTTCTCTGTCTAGCCTACTAAATTCAGGTGCTCGGTCTGCTGTTTGCCATGCCGAAGTTGATATATCTTCTATGGACTCAATCATAACATCTGGTGACAACAACCCCTTTGAGCAAACAAAGGTGCAGGATTGTATCTTTGAAGCTAGTTACGAGTCATTGGATGAGCTAATGAATGCCATCAAGCGTGTAAGTCTATCTGGTCAGGTCTTTTTGTACTAATGAGAAATACATAGATCTGGTTAGCTGACGTGTTGTTGAATACTTAGATTGAGAACACTTATCGGATTACCTCAGTGTTAGCCACTTCTTGGTGGTACAACACACCTCAGCATGTCTTCTGAGAGCATCTGAATGCCATTATTGATGCTGGTACCATGTTTAATTCTAGAAATTAGACTacaattttcataaaagaacGATAGGGAGATCAGTATACTTTGGGTCTGTGGTACTTGCTCTCTTAGCAGGACTCACGTATTTCCAGATAAACAGAACTTGACAAAATGGAGTATTTTCACCTTTTATGTAATTACCTAATCCTGGTAAACATAGTTTTATTTTCATACCTTGAGAGTTTGATATACTAGTGACTCgtgtttctttctccttctctttccctcGCCTTTTGACTACTTCAATAAAACGTTTCCACAAATATTATGGTTTTCTTGAACTGGAATTTTGTGTATATATGCAGGACCACAATGGAACGCCGCTGATGGATGCAGATTTGGGATTTGACCCCTATCCACTTGGGTCATGCATATGAGAATTCTCCGCTGCGAATTTTctgaagagctctcatcgtgcTGTAATttagttctttttcttctttttttcctgagtATAGTTTTTTCTTCTGAGTCGTCATTGTCTAGATGCCTGTTATGAGTTCTGCTAATCGCAGTTCTTCTTCATTCATATTGTTTGATCTCTGCCTTGTTCATACCATAATAATGGCACTAGAAACTTGCAATGTTATGTTTCCATATGATCAATCTCCTTCCGCTTCTTTGCTGATATGATTGAGACAATGCACATAATGATAGTTTAATTCGGCATTGAGTTATACGTTTGCTTGTGCTtgttttttaatctattttgctCGACAATTAATCAGAGTTGGTTATGTGTATTGGTCTTTCTGTCATTTATACACTATTTAGATTTGATAACTCGACAATTTTCATGTCCTTATAGAGCTActgaaaaaaatctcaatatgctAGTTGAGAATCTGATCAACTGCTTCAAAATTGACCACTCGGATATCTACTATGCTTCTCAGTTCTCTCTATGGCACAAAATTGTTTCTTGACTTTGATATGCcaaaatgcaagtgaaagtaaaagcgtaaaaaaaaaaaaaaaacagaagaaaaagaagttaaagACCGTTCAAGCCGTTTTATTATGCTAAGATATCACCATTTTAAAGTCGACAAAAGAGGAGTTAAAAATGCCCGAATATCTAACAGAGGCTAACTGGGAGaggcagaaaaataaaaagaaaatcaaacaaagataggCAGTCTAGGAGTCATCAAGCTCTACAAGCTGAGCTCTTCTCTCTGCAGCTTTCTTCCTAATGAATATGCCCCATCTCAAAGCGGCCTTCAGCTTAAGCCAGCCCACAACGGCTTTTCCTGAGCTCTGGCTGCACTTCTGCTGGAGCTGGCAATCCGTCCTACTGTCATACGGAACACCATAAGTGACGCTATCCTCATTCGAATGGTGGAAGCTGGGTCCAGTACTGAATGACCTGAGCAGTCTCTGCATATCATTACTCTGCAGCATCTCCATGCTCCTGAGCCGGATTTCCTCCGCAAACAAGTCTCCAGAATAATTAGTCCCCCCCATCCCTGGAGTGCCGGTGGACAAGTAATCTGTACCGATGCTGGGAAATGCTTCTTGTGGAGCATCTAGAACCTGAGTTGCAGCTTGAGGAAGTCTAACATTCGGAAGTTCCATGAGTGGAGAAATCGGTTGGTAGATATTCTGATCTTGGCAATGCGGGTCTCTTTCTTCACATTGTGATGAATATTGCTGTGAGTATTTTGTGGTCGTTGTGTAGTGCTGATCTCGAACACTAGCATTCTCGGTTACAGCCTCCAGGAAAACTGAGGATGTCGTTTCTTTCCTTGTACCAGGGACGGAGCTTAGAACTTTGCTGTCATATTCTACGACTTGGTTCCAGTTCTCGTAGGCTCTCTTCACCAGGGAGTCTACTGAGATCTGTGGACAGAGAAATCAGGAAAAGATGAGTTGCATATGAAAGAAACTGTACTTTGTCATTGTCATTAAGTTGTTTAAAACCCTCTCAGAAACTTTTCAATAGTAGAGGAGCAAACCTTTTGCTTGTTGGTCAGATTTTCCAGAGAGAAGAACTGCCCATCAGTAAGAAAGCCTATGAGCTCATAGATATCGTTGAAGACCACGCCAGTATTATGATTGACGTCAGTGTAGTATATGTACACCTTCCCACCCATGACGCACGTCTTTGCATGCTCGACCGTATTCTCCCACATTCTGTTCGACATTCCGCTCCCTAGGATCTATAGTTTCGTCATGATTATCAGTACACACACAGAATAGTCATTGTCTAAGCAgatcaaagaaaaatttaaaaaaaaaaaaataccaattaACATGCAAAGGAAGTCCTTACTTTTCTTAACTTCTGAGGGTCCCTGACAAGAAGCCGTAGAAAATCTTCAACCGTTACAATTTCAGCGTTAATTAGCTTCTTATGCAGAGCTCCATCCTTTGCAATTCTGTCCAGTCTCCATACTTCGTCATGTAAAGCAGGTGGGTAATGTTTTTTATACACTGAAAAATACAATCCATGTCATTGTAACTAGATCTGAACCTGCATCAATGAGCAATAACGATATAGCAGAACCGAAAGGACTATCAAGCGGATCATTACAGTTTGTCTACAACTCGTCTTACTAATTTAAGATCCTTATGCTTTTCCACTAAACTTAATGATCTTATTTCACTAATTCAAAGTGAAGTAGATCATCCAAGTGATTATAAACTGTAACTTAATATCCAAGAAATTTCTCACTAAGACTGCAGGAATTTTGCAGCTGTAGCGTCTCTATCTGAACTTGTTAAGTAGGGTCTAGAGAAAATTTTAGCTATGAACTCACATTCTCCCCTGTGATCTTTAACAGCAAAAGCCTCAGTTTTAGCCTCGCGAACACGAATCCCTTCACAACATCCGGTGGCGACCTTCACACCGATCCTGAACTTTCTGCTTCTTGTCCAGCTGGAATTATCGGTGAAACTAAGTTCCCCAAGAGTTCCAACCCCTTCCTTCAGTATAACCTGGAGATCACCTGTGAGGAGTGGCCTTTTGCCCTCCCGCTCTTTCACTTCGAGACTCTCAAAGTGCTCCTCACTCCAATCACCTTGAGTTTCGTCGTTGAAGTCTCCTTCAAGCACGACGACATTTAGCTTGGCATTTGATGAAGGACCATCTTGCACCACAAGACCAGTGGCTCGGTCTATCAACACGACATGAATGGCTGCACCTTGTTCACCCTCGACCCTCCCTCCAGTGAATAGATGGGGTGGCATCCTGGTCTTAAATTGAAGCTGCATACCTTTCTCTTCTGGATATTGTATTCTAGGTGGGGATGACCTGTAGAGGGAAATCTGTAAGTACAAACCATAATCAAATGACCATAGCTGAGAAGTTTGCTCATTGTGTCGTCATTTACAGTTGCAATGTTTTGCACATCTGTTATCTAATTTCAACATGATATTGGATGTTAGAGAATTGATTTTAACCATGGAGAGTGAGGTTTTATATAAAACAGAATTGCATATTAACTAGAGTAGATTGTGTTAGAGAATTTCAGAGAAAAATTTGGACAGCAGTTAAACAATTGCTTGCAATGGATGAAGCACACTAAGCCTTTTTATGGGATCTAAGCAGCCGAAAACAACTTTTGTGCCATCTAGCAAAGTCTTCCTCCTCTCAGACCCCCAAAAAACAAGGTGCATTTCATCTGATACTTCCGGTACTGCACGCTTCCAGCAGTATAGAGAAGTTGTAGCATTCAGAAGCACTCATCATTTGATTTCTataatctttcaaagattggaTATTAATTAACAGATTCAGGACGTTCCTTTCTGCCATGCAAGTATAACTAATCATTATTTCATCCCATTGTGAACTTGCTCAGCACATGCACGATAAGTTCTCCATGTGAGCATGCATATCTCTGTTTCCATTTGAATAGTTACGAACACATGCCGGTATTAATAACTGGGGTCTTTGTCCTTCATTTAACTTAGCGACATACCTTTCAGCCAGCATAGCATGGCCTAATCTTGTCAATGCCCTCTCTACTTCTTCGCTCACCTGTTTTATAACCAGGAGATAGAATATAAAAGTTGGAGTGAGTGATGTTTACCTCCATTTTCACAACTGGCATGCTCAATGAACTAGTGTAATTGAAAGACAAATATCTTTTAACATAAGAACATGTGAATAACAATGGAAGACAGCCCGCATATCATGAAAGAGACCATTTCTCAAGTTGTCCATTGTCTAAACGAAGAGGTGATGACTCACAATTCTTCGCAGGAGAGGCTCCAGCGATGAGCAAAACCTTTGCAGGCTGTCCACCTTCAAGGCTTCCACAACAATGCTGCACAAACCATACTCTCGATTATCTCAAACTGCCTCCACCTCAAAGTGAACATATTCATTAAGCTAAACAATAAAGTCATCAACTAGCCTGGACCTCAAGACTTCTATCAACAGAACGCAAGTTTATAGATTTTGGCCATGTTTCTTGGCAATGTTCTACCAGCACATGAGACACATACAGAAGCATGTCGATATGTCAAATTGATTGATCTGCATTCATAATGGCACTCTCTCTTAATTGTAATGTCTCCCCAACAATATGCCAATGCCATTCTCAAGTATCTCCAACGGCTTGCACCTGATAGATTAATCCGGCacaatttctccatttttctcccttttaaTAGGACTCTTCAGATCATCTTCTAATTAAAAACTACAAATTGGATTTTAATACAAGAAGTCCACTTCCAAACAAGTTGAGGAGTCAGCATTAATAATCAGAAGTAACTGAACCACAACTCACAAGTGCTCACACAGCTCTCTGTACCGCTAAATTCAATTCCCTCGATATCACCAATAAAGAATGAGAAATCGATATCTAACAAATACCCATGATTGGAAAAGCATCAGATTACTCGGAAATTGAGATGAACAGACCTTCCCAAAGTGGGTATTTTCTGCTTCTTCGCTTCCCCGACGATGAATGCGTCATCTTCCAAAACACCAGTCCCATGTTCGTATCCTCTCTTCTTGTTCCCTGGACTTTCCATACTTAGCAACAGTCGACACTCGCTAGTACATTTTCCCCTTTTAAGTAACCCCGCTCCTGAAGTTTTGCTCTGGGGAGCCTCTCAGAAAGAACAATAATGGATTGACCAAAAATGTCGACCTATCTGGAGACTCCAAGGTTATCAGATCCGAAAAAAGGCAAAGACAAGGTGCATTTTTCTGCGACCCGTTTGGATACTGAAAGATCTCGTCTCAATGCAGCTCGGCTTAGATCTACAcgaatatatatattcaatagtTTAATGCCCTCTAGTGATGGatatatgtatattttataTGCTGGTTGCTGTTTTCAGTGCGCTGTCTGAGCGCATGAACGTTGGACAGAAAACGTGAAGTTTGAGAAACCGCGTTCTTCTGAGGGGAAAAGTCTAAGTGATGATGAAAGCCATCTGCATCAGGAACTTTATGATTGCCCTCCTGAAAATCACATGATTTGTTGGAACACATCGTGTGGAATAACTCCATCGATGAAGTCAATCAATGTTTATCACCTGGAAATCTGGTGCATTTGCGTTGACTTTGTCTGGGAGTGAGTAAATAGGAAGCATGtgcatttaattgaaattcGTTGCCCAAAATACAAGAACAATGGGGGATGGATTGCCAAAAAAAAGTATGAAACCTAGGGGCATTAAAGAAAAATCGACTAGATCGAGCCAAACTATACGAAAACATTCTATCTCTTTTGGTTTGATAAAGTCAAGTTTGATATTTCCCAAACAAAATCAAACCCATTAACCATTTGTACAATTGTTCATGAAATCATGTAGACTTAgatttcaaaattgaatgaaatgatGGGTAGTTGTTGATTGGGCTGACATTTTTGTCTGTGAAGAATGAAACTCATATTGTTATATATTAAGATTGCCATTTATCGAACACACAAGAACATATTAAccttgaaataatttattttaagcaATACGAGAAATCCACATTATTTGGACGGGAGGTTTAGCTTTATCAATTTGCTTTCATTGCTGTATGAATAACCTTTCAGATCCATGATTTAGGAGTTACAATAAATTAAGGACGATCAAGCAATTTGAGATATGAGAATGACAACTCTTATCTATTTTAATACATAGAAGGAATCCATCTGTGTCATTAACGAGGGCAATGAACATTTTCTCAAACTAATTACGTCCTCATCAAGAATTCTACAATGTCGATGATTACTACCTTGCTTCTTTAGTTACACATCTCTTAGTCAACCCCTTGTTCACATAAGTGAAATTCGATCATTGGCAGGAAAGCTTTCTCTTTATTACTCATTAGtttgaaaaaatttccaaaaacccGCTAAagtggagtttttttttttttttgtcagtaatACTATCCCAATGAGTTCAAGTGCATAAAACGAGATTCCGAACACAATAAAACCCAAAGTGCTTGAGGGGGTTTAGACAACCAATAATGAGGTAGGGATCTACACCAATAACTTTTACAATCCAGTCCGCTGCCCGATTCAAAGTAAGATCAACTCATGTGGGAAGTGAAAACTCTTATCAGCAAAGCCAGAAACTTAATCacgggccttttttttttttaaatacctGTGAATGGGGTTGTCACAAATACAGTTGGCAACATGAATCTaaaactcttcttttcttttctttttttatctgaaTATTCCATGGGCTGGATCATAAATGGGTtgcctaaaattttaaaaagatgtTCGAATGGGCCCAACAAATGAAATGCCTATCTACATAGTATGGGTATGAAAGGACTGGGCACATACCCATTTCAAGCCCATTTTTATTGCCGGGTATCAAGCTTTTTCAGTCTCTTGGCCCTGCGTACACCCACTTCTTACCAACATTCggtaaaattacttttatttaataccctttctctctcttttaatgtattgtttctttttattcgGCTAACCAACAAAAATTACTTTATTTCTATCATCTCTTTACCCCATTAGACCCAAAAGATATCATCTTACCCTACATCCGGTTATGAGAGAGATTGTTAATttttaaagggttaataccttgaaaaaccccaaactggtacatatgtgacaaatttaccccaaattggtatacctttgacaaatttaccataaactgatacacttgtgacaaatttaccctttgctagttttaattaaattttcttgttaaattataaagttaaataacacgtaaCAATTGAccgatatatcaatttgggattttacactctgtttgtcacactttataatttttgtgattttttgtggtattaatctaatttttcgaagggtatattagtcacaaatttaccagtttgggattttttgtggtcgaataaattagtttggggtaaatttgtcataaatgtacccagtttaaggttttttatagttagtcaaggtaaatttgtcacgggtgtacCGGTTTTGGTTTTTCATAGTCacaaaaatagtttggggtaaatttgtcacaagtgtaccagttttgggttttttaaggtattaacccatttttaaaTATGGTCTCatatttttaatcacaaaaactatataaaaaattagaaattctaTTTTTGACAACTTAAGAATACACCATTGATTGCCTATCTTTTATTCCAATAATTCGAGCAAATGTatatctaaaaattgaaaattaaatttcagTATAATTATCAAGTAGATTTTGACCTTGAGGGTGTTTTTCCAAAATAAGATTGTAGGTTTCTAAAACTAAGGGAAAATTCTAACTAATGGCCTaaaatgccttcattttctcaaataaatgtcTGAAGTGAATATTGTTTCAAACAATAGCTTGAAGTgctatcattttttcaaataagggctttaAAATAATCTTGTTTAAAATTAAGGTCTAAAGTAACTAtatatgtttcaaataagggtttgactTTTGGGCTGGTTAAGGGCATTTTAGTAATTTacatttgtttttgaattttttttctcttttcctttctttttttttttttttctagtttttctttcttctttggcgATATCGGAAAAGGGATGACCAAGGGTAAACCTCACCTAGGGTCAACACCACCCTCGTGGCTATCGACGAGGTcaacccttgccaaatctaggcaagggtcgccTCCCGTAGCGGCCAATGAAGGACAACCTCACCTGGGCATGGAGACCCTCGCCATAGCTAGCAAAGGCTAGTAGGCCCTTGTCAATCCTTACCAGTGGTCAATGAGGGTCATTGAGCCCTCACTGCTCTGCTGGCCCTTGccgggaaaaagaaaaaagtgaaaaaaggaaaggaaaggaaagaaaagaataagaaaataatttgagattaaaaTTGTAATTGGATGAAAACGTCCTtaaggcgcgtttggttgtgttttgtttaaaaattgttccaggaagaaatagaaaaaagtatttcattccgaggaacaatttttgaacaaaatacgcgtttggtaaacttgttccggaataaaaaataaacaaaacatgtttggtaaatttggataatttttttatttcttttattttttctatttttttcttatttttcctttttttctttttttctttttcatttttttcttcttttgctctggtccggccaaggccttggccggcgacccaCGCCGgggggccgagctcgcccgcggCGGgcgggcgcggcctcgccgggccaccgcccgcgaggccgaggctcgcgccgccggcgagctcggcctcgccggct
This genomic stretch from Eucalyptus grandis isolate ANBG69807.140 chromosome 3, ASM1654582v1, whole genome shotgun sequence harbors:
- the LOC104438420 gene encoding two-component response regulator ARR12, which codes for MTVEDKKSGVLNEDGKDPFPVGMRVLAVDDDASCLKVLEGMLRKCRYQVTTTSEATVALKMLRDKRNRFDLVISDVNMPDMDGFKLLELVGLEMDLPVIMLSGHGDTELVMKGITHGACDYLLKPARMEELKNIWQHVVRRKNIEPKERSKFANVVKPLDGSGAGEQGPASTCNVDPNGKPNKKRKDLTDDEEEDSEENGHEIDDQSNQKKPRVVWSVDLHRKFVSAVEQLGYDKAVPKKILDLMNVEGITRENVASHLQKYRLYLKRLNTNGASQAAFGDFHALAGSGRLSSTSLSSYAAGGMLGRLSTPTSLGFRGITSSAAYRTNHIQKFSSSVNAVGARTANPFQGIPTCLELNQLQQGNVKTPVGEFNIDTTNASVATNLSDTRAVTGVSSNSLYVPRSNQAFLRGNQAQTQDIGGFVSGPSFVDKCRSNDMWHASMQSSSFPSSNPLPLTGTMNLDQRSMGSSLATSQLHEGRIDFLSTGAVAGTMDEYRSDIQCEAGLVNTVQIVNFGQAQRWEEQSQNYKQNPSQNSAMNCLVPASGSSGSISHIMGQTNAHCSPNAEVSLSSLLNSGARSAVCHAEVDISSMDSIITSGDNNPFEQTKVQDCIFEASYESLDELMNAIKRDHNGTPLMDADLGFDPYPLGSCI
- the LOC104438419 gene encoding calmodulin-binding protein 60 E, translated to MESPGNKKRGYEHGTGVLEDDAFIVGEAKKQKIPTLGSIVVEALKVDSLQRFCSSLEPLLRRIVSEEVERALTRLGHAMLAERSSPPRIQYPEEKGMQLQFKTRMPPHLFTGGRVEGEQGAAIHVVLIDRATGLVVQDGPSSNAKLNVVVLEGDFNDETQGDWSEEHFESLEVKEREGKRPLLTGDLQVILKEGVGTLGELSFTDNSSWTRSRKFRIGVKVATGCCEGIRVREAKTEAFAVKDHRGELYKKHYPPALHDEVWRLDRIAKDGALHKKLINAEIVTVEDFLRLLVRDPQKLRKILGSGMSNRMWENTVEHAKTCVMGGKVYIYYTDVNHNTGVVFNDIYELIGFLTDGQFFSLENLTNKQKISVDSLVKRAYENWNQVVEYDSKVLSSVPGTRKETTSSVFLEAVTENASVRDQHYTTTTKYSQQYSSQCEERDPHCQDQNIYQPISPLMELPNVRLPQAATQVLDAPQEAFPSIGTDYLSTGTPGMGGTNYSGDLFAEEIRLRSMEMLQSNDMQRLLRSFSTGPSFHHSNEDSVTYGVPYDSRTDCQLQQKCSQSSGKAVVGWLKLKAALRWGIFIRKKAAERRAQLVELDDS